A stretch of Pontibacter akesuensis DNA encodes these proteins:
- a CDS encoding DUF4133 domain-containing protein: MALDRHAASFPVYKGLQQPVVFKTLKGRYIYWGLASVLAGFLAAVILSVTVNFLMGFLGLLAVSFSGLLYTNSRQKKGLHDKTKSNGVYIIPARFNGAVGARRSR; the protein is encoded by the coding sequence ATGGCGCTCGACAGGCACGCGGCAAGCTTCCCCGTTTACAAGGGGCTACAGCAGCCCGTGGTTTTCAAGACCCTTAAAGGCCGCTACATCTACTGGGGGCTTGCCAGCGTGCTGGCCGGGTTTCTCGCTGCCGTGATCCTTTCCGTTACCGTCAATTTCCTGATGGGCTTCCTTGGCCTGCTGGCCGTTTCCTTCTCGGGTCTGCTCTACACCAACAGCAGGCAGAAGAAAGGGCTGCACGACAAGACAAAATCCAACGGTGTTTACATTATCCCGGCCCGGTTCAACGGGGCTGTGGGTGCCAGGCGCTCCCGCTAA
- a CDS encoding DUF4134 domain-containing protein produces the protein MRKKLPLSAMALLAIAQTGFAQGVTGIDAASSELTTYVDPIGTLIIVIGAIVGLVGGVRVFIKWNSGDQDVQKSIMGWMGSCVFLMLVGVVVKAFFGV, from the coding sequence ATGAGAAAGAAACTTCCCCTTTCGGCGATGGCCCTGCTGGCCATCGCACAGACCGGCTTTGCCCAGGGCGTAACCGGTATCGATGCCGCCTCCTCTGAACTGACCACCTACGTGGACCCCATCGGCACGCTCATCATTGTCATCGGTGCCATTGTCGGGCTGGTAGGCGGCGTGCGCGTGTTCATCAAGTGGAACTCAGGCGACCAGGACGTGCAGAAGTCCATCATGGGCTGGATGGGCTCGTGCGTGTTTCTGATGCTGGTGGGCGTGGTGGTAAAGGCATTCTTCGGCGTGTAA